The Stratiformator vulcanicus genome has a segment encoding these proteins:
- a CDS encoding Hsp70 family protein, giving the protein MKFLEGNTVGIDLGTTYSAVSQLSSDGDPQVLPNADDRTITPSVILLGDEGRVLVGPSRERISIEDPKNVVEAVKRQMGNKNYFVVYQGKKLTPEFLAALILKKLKQDAEQQIGPIANAVVTVPYYFNDVRRKATQDAGRVAGMNVIDIINEPTAATLAYAWSKGELGRIEAADAKPKTILVYDLGGGTFDVTVVSYTSTHFRVLATDGDVMLGGLDWSNRLVDHLAEQFTRKHGEDPRSSPESIRSFFQECEDAKRELSNKAQTPVTVYHKGKTLTVALTRNDFERMTGDLLQRTKDTTELVLQQSEVDPRTLDEVVLIGGSTYMPIVENMLREICGRVPSRALMPEEAVAQGAAIHAAILEARHRGEASGMSDAILKRLRSVNTADVNSHSLGVKASPPKDPSRKINHIMIPRNTTIPFSKRQKFVTNSDNQRSVHIYVLEGEAEDPDACTMVGDFQLVDLPEGLPKGTPVEVTYRYDNNGRIHAEAKELKGNREAKTVITRDSGLDDDGVAAFTKLASEYKVD; this is encoded by the coding sequence ATGAAATTTCTCGAAGGTAACACGGTCGGAATCGACCTCGGCACGACTTATTCAGCCGTGTCCCAGCTCTCCAGCGACGGCGACCCTCAAGTCCTGCCGAACGCGGATGACCGCACGATTACGCCCTCCGTCATTTTACTCGGCGATGAAGGTCGAGTGCTCGTCGGCCCTTCACGCGAACGGATTTCGATCGAGGATCCGAAGAACGTTGTCGAAGCCGTCAAACGGCAGATGGGCAACAAAAACTATTTCGTCGTCTACCAAGGCAAAAAGCTGACGCCTGAGTTTCTGGCGGCGCTCATTTTGAAGAAGCTGAAACAGGATGCCGAGCAGCAAATCGGTCCGATCGCCAACGCCGTCGTCACCGTGCCCTATTACTTCAACGACGTTCGCCGCAAAGCGACGCAGGACGCCGGTCGTGTCGCGGGGATGAATGTCATCGACATCATCAACGAACCGACTGCCGCCACCCTCGCCTACGCGTGGAGCAAAGGCGAATTGGGGCGCATCGAAGCCGCTGACGCGAAACCGAAAACGATCCTCGTCTACGACCTCGGGGGAGGAACGTTTGACGTGACGGTCGTTTCCTACACGTCGACGCACTTCCGGGTCCTCGCGACCGACGGCGACGTCATGTTGGGCGGGCTCGACTGGAGTAACCGACTCGTCGATCACCTCGCCGAACAATTCACGAGAAAGCACGGCGAAGACCCGCGATCCAGCCCCGAAAGTATTCGGTCATTTTTCCAAGAATGCGAAGACGCCAAACGTGAACTCAGTAACAAAGCGCAGACACCCGTCACCGTTTACCACAAAGGAAAAACATTGACGGTCGCGCTGACCCGCAACGATTTCGAGCGGATGACCGGCGACCTGTTGCAACGCACCAAGGATACGACCGAGCTTGTTTTGCAGCAGTCCGAGGTCGACCCTCGCACGCTCGACGAGGTCGTGCTCATCGGCGGCTCGACCTACATGCCGATCGTCGAGAACATGCTCCGAGAGATCTGCGGTCGGGTGCCATCGCGGGCCCTCATGCCGGAGGAAGCCGTTGCACAGGGGGCCGCCATTCACGCGGCGATTCTCGAGGCACGCCACCGCGGCGAGGCCAGCGGCATGTCAGACGCGATTCTCAAGCGTTTGCGATCGGTCAATACCGCCGACGTCAACTCGCATTCGCTCGGGGTGAAGGCGAGCCCGCCGAAAGATCCGTCGCGGAAAATTAACCACATCATGATCCCGCGCAACACGACGATCCCTTTTAGCAAGCGTCAGAAGTTCGTCACGAATTCAGACAATCAGCGGTCCGTTCATATTTACGTGCTCGAGGGCGAAGCTGAAGATCCGGACGCCTGCACGATGGTGGGAGACTTCCAACTCGTCGATCTTCCGGAAGGATTGCCGAAAGGCACTCCGGTCGAAGTCACCTACCGCTATGACAATAACGGCCGAATTCATGCCGAGGCAAAGGAACTTAAAGGTAACCGAGAGGCGAAAACGGTCATTACACGTGATTCCGGATTGGACGATGACGGCGTAGCCGCCTTCACCAAGCTCGCTTCCGAATACAAGGTCGATTAA
- a CDS encoding RNA polymerase sigma factor yields MHVVEHNSHLRSQAVRADQLDDICAEVFLEILRDDYAVLRRFRRQSSLASYLAVIARRVAIREMSNRRKAEELGHVKSSKATSGRRPEPPESRIADRDEVENLLSGLSGEEAEIIRRYHLGGQSYREISRELGVPENSIGPLLSRARDQLRRKRGVVGT; encoded by the coding sequence GTGCATGTTGTCGAGCACAACTCGCATTTGAGAAGCCAAGCAGTTCGCGCAGATCAATTGGACGATATCTGTGCCGAAGTCTTTCTCGAGATTTTGCGAGATGACTACGCCGTGCTGCGGCGATTTCGAAGGCAATCTTCGCTCGCCTCGTATCTCGCGGTCATTGCTCGTCGGGTCGCGATTCGAGAAATGTCGAACCGCCGCAAAGCTGAAGAACTGGGGCACGTCAAATCCTCGAAGGCGACCAGTGGTCGACGCCCCGAGCCGCCGGAATCTCGAATTGCAGATCGGGATGAAGTCGAAAATCTGCTGTCCGGGCTGTCGGGCGAAGAAGCCGAAATCATTCGGCGATACCACCTCGGTGGTCAGTCCTACCGCGAAATCAGCCGCGAACTGGGCGTCCCGGAAAATTCCATCGGACCGCTGCTCAGTCGGGCCCGAGATCAATTGCGCCGCAAACGGGGCGTCGTCGGCACTTAG
- a CDS encoding bacteriocin immunity protein, with amino-acid sequence MSRKLDRRQLIELVTRLMRSYGTEDDIDVMIDQFEQNVPHPEPSDLIFYPQREMSAEEIVDMAINYKPIVLD; translated from the coding sequence ATGTCGCGAAAACTCGACCGTCGACAGCTTATCGAACTTGTAACTCGACTCATGAGATCTTATGGCACGGAAGACGATATTGATGTAATGATCGATCAATTTGAGCAAAACGTCCCTCATCCTGAACCATCGGACCTGATTTTTTATCCCCAAAGGGAAATGAGTGCTGAGGAAATCGTTGACATGGCAATAAATTATAAGCCGATTGTCCTCGATTGA
- a CDS encoding FG-GAP repeat domain-containing protein, translating to MTHRIYLRSAAALLIAFSLGRFAGAVEFKDAGDISAGSVRGLTSMDVGDFNGDGRADVFAAEGGKHASGRRTLAWFESPANSSKSTWQRHDINVDADLAEFLGAAKLADIDSDGDIDVVISSDKHSGNKKSANVFVLLNPGSSSADDSVWGVQRVTPVAMPWHHINDMELADIDSNGRIDIVVRSLDPNEIHILFQAESGQYALRSLPTGIEKSEGLAVGDLNNDGRPDVTFTGYWLETPVDPQEGHFLLRAIDADFKAVNQNTKEAIGDIDGDGHPDVLIGPAERYRGGGNHHLVWYQNPGNETAETWKKTVVIKKINNCHTIKLVDVDRDSDLDIILGIPWGKSRVDLLLNDGRGNFSKPQTLVEGKGLYSGAIGDVDGDGDLDIVGQDTYSRNSRPFLYRNMLPSAGSD from the coding sequence ATGACGCACCGCATATATCTCAGGTCCGCAGCAGCACTCCTCATTGCTTTTTCGTTAGGACGTTTCGCCGGGGCGGTTGAGTTTAAAGACGCGGGGGACATTTCGGCGGGAAGCGTCCGCGGCCTGACCAGCATGGACGTTGGCGACTTCAATGGCGACGGACGCGCTGATGTATTTGCGGCCGAAGGCGGGAAACATGCGAGTGGCCGTCGCACGCTGGCATGGTTTGAGTCGCCTGCGAACAGTTCAAAATCAACGTGGCAGCGTCATGACATCAACGTCGACGCCGACCTCGCGGAATTTCTCGGGGCGGCAAAGCTCGCCGATATCGACAGTGACGGCGACATCGATGTCGTAATTTCGTCGGACAAGCATTCGGGTAATAAGAAGAGTGCGAATGTGTTCGTCCTCCTAAATCCCGGATCATCCTCCGCGGACGATTCCGTGTGGGGCGTTCAAAGAGTCACTCCGGTCGCAATGCCATGGCATCATATTAATGACATGGAGTTGGCGGATATCGACTCCAATGGTCGGATTGACATCGTCGTCCGCAGCCTCGACCCGAACGAGATTCATATCTTATTTCAAGCGGAGAGTGGCCAATATGCTCTTCGGTCATTGCCAACTGGAATCGAAAAGTCAGAGGGCCTTGCCGTTGGCGATTTGAACAATGATGGCCGCCCCGACGTCACCTTTACCGGTTACTGGTTGGAGACGCCTGTCGATCCGCAGGAGGGACATTTTTTATTAAGAGCGATAGATGCCGACTTTAAAGCCGTCAACCAGAATACGAAGGAAGCAATTGGAGACATTGACGGAGACGGGCACCCGGATGTGTTAATCGGACCGGCCGAACGGTATCGGGGAGGCGGCAATCATCATCTGGTCTGGTACCAGAATCCCGGAAACGAAACTGCAGAAACTTGGAAGAAGACGGTTGTGATTAAGAAAATCAATAACTGCCACACGATCAAATTAGTCGACGTCGATCGCGATTCCGATCTCGATATTATACTCGGAATTCCGTGGGGAAAGAGCCGGGTTGACCTGTTGCTCAACGACGGGCGGGGAAATTTCAGCAAGCCGCAAACGCTGGTCGAGGGCAAGGGGCTTTATTCCGGTGCAATCGGCGATGTCGATGGCGACGGTGATCTCGACATCGTCGGACAGGACACCTATTCGCGTAACTCCCGACCCTTTCTCTATCGCAATATGCTGCCTTCAGCCGGTTCAGACTAA
- a CDS encoding LpxI family protein, protein MRVVSDESADTASEADGQAAPKPASRRIGLLAGAGRFPIVFAEAARREGHVVVGMGIRGMVWPELESACDHFREESIGKVGRAVRLFKRNKVQSIVMAGKVEKKELFRPGALIRNMPDLRMLHLIYTYCRKDKKDDTLLTAVIREFERDNFKFESALDYAPELLVKHGFLTRRRPSCSQWEDIRFGWDIAKEMGRLDIGQTIIVRNKAVIAVEAIEGTDRAIRRAGELCRRGGFTVVKVAKPQQDMRFDVPTIGLDTLRTMHEVGGRVLAIECDKTILLDEPEVISLANKLGIAIVSLNADELSLSAAA, encoded by the coding sequence GTGAGAGTCGTCTCCGACGAATCCGCCGACACCGCGAGCGAAGCCGACGGGCAAGCTGCGCCCAAGCCCGCCTCTCGGCGGATCGGGCTGCTGGCCGGCGCCGGTCGCTTCCCGATCGTCTTCGCGGAGGCCGCGCGCCGGGAAGGTCATGTCGTTGTGGGCATGGGAATTCGCGGGATGGTCTGGCCGGAATTGGAATCGGCCTGCGATCATTTTCGCGAAGAAAGTATCGGAAAGGTCGGAAGAGCCGTCCGGCTGTTTAAACGCAATAAGGTGCAATCGATCGTGATGGCGGGGAAGGTCGAAAAGAAAGAGTTGTTTCGACCCGGGGCCCTCATCCGCAATATGCCCGATTTGCGAATGCTCCATCTGATCTACACGTATTGCCGCAAAGACAAGAAGGACGACACACTGCTCACCGCGGTCATCCGCGAATTCGAGCGGGACAACTTTAAATTCGAATCGGCTCTCGACTACGCACCGGAGTTACTCGTGAAACACGGCTTTCTCACACGACGTCGGCCGAGCTGTTCCCAATGGGAAGACATTCGTTTCGGCTGGGATATCGCCAAGGAAATGGGCCGACTTGATATCGGGCAAACGATTATTGTTCGCAATAAAGCGGTGATCGCCGTTGAAGCGATCGAAGGGACCGACCGAGCGATTCGTCGCGCCGGCGAACTGTGTCGACGCGGAGGGTTTACCGTCGTTAAGGTCGCCAAGCCCCAGCAGGATATGCGATTCGACGTCCCGACAATCGGGCTCGACACGCTCCGCACGATGCACGAAGTCGGCGGTCGCGTCCTCGCGATCGAGTGCGACAAGACGATCCTGCTCGACGAGCCGGAAGTGATTTCGCTCGCCAACAAACTCGGCATCGCAATTGTGTCGCTCAACGCGGACGAATTGTCACTTAGCGCGGCGGCATGA
- the aroH gene encoding chorismate mutase: MSAMRGIRGATTVERDDAGEILEATTELLTEILEKNGISQFDAIVSAIFTTTTDLTATFPAEAARAMGMNQVPLLCAAEIAVPNAMPRCIRVLLHVETDRQQAEIVHVYLGEAKRLRPDMNSAQ, from the coding sequence ATGTCAGCCATGCGAGGAATCCGAGGGGCCACGACCGTTGAGCGCGATGACGCCGGAGAAATTCTGGAAGCGACGACCGAATTGCTGACCGAGATTCTCGAAAAAAACGGAATCAGCCAGTTCGATGCGATCGTCTCGGCAATTTTTACAACGACGACCGACCTCACAGCGACTTTCCCGGCCGAAGCAGCACGAGCCATGGGCATGAATCAGGTGCCCCTGCTGTGTGCTGCCGAAATCGCCGTTCCGAACGCAATGCCCCGCTGCATTCGCGTTCTGTTGCACGTCGAGACTGACCGCCAACAGGCAGAGATTGTGCACGTCTACCTTGGCGAAGCGAAACGCCTTCGCCCCGACATGAACAGCGCTCAGTAA
- a CDS encoding ferredoxin family protein, giving the protein MTHVVAEPCFNCKYTDCVVVCPVECFYEGQSMLYIHPEECIDCEACVPECPVEAIFHEDNLPKEWTEFTKLNSDMSEQTPNITEQKAPMADDNSDGCAQK; this is encoded by the coding sequence ATGACACACGTCGTTGCCGAGCCCTGCTTCAACTGCAAATACACCGATTGCGTCGTCGTCTGCCCCGTCGAATGTTTCTACGAGGGGCAATCAATGCTGTACATCCATCCGGAAGAGTGCATCGACTGCGAGGCGTGCGTTCCGGAGTGCCCGGTCGAAGCGATCTTTCACGAGGACAACCTTCCCAAAGAATGGACCGAGTTCACAAAGTTGAACTCGGACATGTCGGAGCAAACGCCGAACATCACGGAGCAGAAAGCTCCGATGGCCGACGACAACTCCGACGGCTGTGCTCAAAAATGA
- a CDS encoding GspE/PulE/PilB domain-containing protein, which translates to MSTTSSEPNVYRDWLGIPEADLPPNYYALLRLVKFEDDEQKIRGNYRKLNEHVRGYATGKYAQKSQDLLNELAKAMLCLTDEARKREYDESLGREFDDADILGRKPMGRWLVERKVITKEKLKEAEHYAEQRGLTLRDAMVQMKLVKPAIATRALAQELGMSFVDLAEALPEADILDKLPRKTVRRHSTMPLFEDEGVLLVACLDQLPTQLEEELQLIYGLPIRPVLTTPSAMNKAISKYYPPGTREGEGGDGQSGSNRNQAGVRWKDLTDEERGERRMTGIIALCWGIVGSVLLDTFVVAKFFPEWDASSIPVFLLTFLVPPGIFLWLRTSYWK; encoded by the coding sequence ATGAGCACCACATCCAGTGAGCCGAATGTTTATCGCGATTGGCTGGGAATTCCCGAAGCCGATCTTCCGCCCAATTACTATGCGTTGCTCCGCCTCGTTAAGTTCGAAGATGACGAGCAGAAGATCCGCGGGAACTACCGCAAGCTAAACGAACACGTGCGGGGCTACGCCACGGGGAAATACGCGCAAAAGTCTCAAGACCTGCTCAATGAGCTCGCCAAGGCAATGCTCTGCCTGACCGACGAAGCCCGAAAACGTGAGTACGACGAAAGCCTCGGTCGCGAGTTCGATGATGCCGACATCCTCGGACGCAAGCCGATGGGGCGCTGGCTCGTCGAACGAAAGGTCATCACTAAAGAAAAATTAAAGGAAGCCGAACACTACGCCGAGCAGCGGGGACTGACGCTGCGAGACGCGATGGTTCAGATGAAACTCGTTAAGCCGGCGATCGCGACGCGAGCCCTCGCCCAGGAGTTGGGCATGTCGTTCGTTGATCTTGCTGAGGCTTTGCCCGAAGCGGACATCCTCGACAAATTGCCGCGTAAGACCGTTCGTCGGCACTCGACGATGCCTCTCTTCGAAGACGAAGGCGTGCTCCTCGTCGCCTGCCTCGATCAATTGCCCACGCAGCTCGAAGAAGAGTTGCAACTGATTTACGGCCTGCCGATTCGTCCCGTGCTGACGACGCCTTCGGCCATGAATAAGGCCATCAGCAAGTATTACCCCCCGGGGACCCGCGAAGGGGAGGGCGGCGACGGTCAGTCTGGTTCCAACCGCAATCAAGCGGGCGTTCGTTGGAAAGACCTCACTGATGAAGAACGCGGTGAGCGGCGGATGACCGGGATCATCGCGCTTTGTTGGGGAATCGTGGGGTCGGTGCTGCTCGACACGTTTGTTGTCGCCAAATTTTTTCCCGAGTGGGACGCCAGCTCGATTCCCGTATTTTTACTGACCTTCCTCGTTCCGCCCGGCATCTTCCTTTGGCTGCGAACCTCCTACTGGAAGTAA
- a CDS encoding rhodanese-like domain-containing protein, giving the protein MPTEIPLEIDCQTLHQRLEAGEKVTLIDCREQEEYETVCLKQATLIPMSEMEQRVSELNGQEDDELIIHCHHGGRSLRVAMWLRSQGFSKAKSLSGGIDEWATAIDPSLPRY; this is encoded by the coding sequence ATGCCGACGGAAATACCGCTCGAGATTGACTGCCAAACGCTCCACCAACGGCTCGAAGCCGGAGAGAAAGTGACATTGATCGACTGTCGGGAGCAGGAGGAATACGAGACAGTCTGCCTGAAACAGGCAACACTGATCCCGATGAGCGAGATGGAACAACGAGTTTCTGAATTGAACGGACAAGAGGATGACGAATTGATCATCCACTGCCATCACGGCGGTCGAAGCCTGCGTGTCGCGATGTGGCTGCGTTCTCAGGGTTTCTCTAAGGCGAAAAGCCTCTCCGGCGGGATCGATGAATGGGCGACGGCCATCGATCCGTCGTTGCCGCGGTACTGA
- a CDS encoding sugar phosphate isomerase/epimerase family protein yields MKTNRRDFLTTATAIGLGSGLSLNAADPPPRTNIRYCLNTSTIRGQKLGIEKEVQVAAAAGYNGIEPWIRDIEVYRDAGGSLTDLKQKIADAGLKVESAIGFANWIVDDPKARAAGLEQAKREMDLLKQIGGTRIAAPPAGAHRSPIQADLDGTAERFAALCQAGESIDITPQLEVWGFSQTLSKLSEVLYVAAACGHSNSLVLPDVYHLYKGGSPFEGLRFLSPETCRVFHLNDYPDIPRDKINDGDRVFPTDGIAPFNEVLKHSGILKIENPPTLSLEVFNKSYWRRDPLEVAREGLRKMKQTIASS; encoded by the coding sequence ATGAAAACGAACCGCCGCGACTTCTTAACCACCGCCACCGCGATCGGCCTCGGCTCCGGGCTCTCATTAAACGCCGCCGACCCGCCGCCACGGACGAACATCCGGTATTGCCTTAACACCAGCACTATCCGCGGCCAGAAGCTCGGAATCGAGAAGGAAGTCCAAGTCGCCGCCGCGGCTGGCTACAACGGCATCGAACCGTGGATTCGCGACATAGAAGTCTACCGTGACGCGGGTGGCTCCCTCACGGACCTCAAACAGAAGATCGCCGATGCCGGTCTTAAGGTCGAAAGCGCCATCGGATTCGCCAATTGGATCGTCGACGATCCGAAAGCCCGGGCCGCGGGGCTGGAACAGGCCAAACGTGAAATGGACCTGCTCAAACAGATCGGCGGAACCCGCATCGCGGCCCCACCCGCGGGAGCACACCGCTCACCGATCCAGGCCGATTTGGACGGCACGGCCGAACGCTTTGCCGCCCTGTGCCAAGCCGGTGAATCGATCGACATCACCCCGCAGCTCGAAGTCTGGGGGTTCTCGCAGACGCTTTCCAAATTAAGCGAAGTCCTCTACGTCGCCGCGGCCTGCGGCCATTCCAATTCGCTCGTCCTGCCCGATGTTTACCACCTCTATAAAGGCGGCTCCCCCTTCGAAGGCTTAAGGTTCCTCTCCCCGGAAACCTGCCGCGTCTTCCACCTCAACGACTACCCCGACATCCCCCGCGACAAAATTAACGACGGCGACCGCGTCTTCCCCACCGACGGCATCGCCCCGTTCAATGAAGTCCTTAAACACTCCGGCATCCTCAAAATCGAAAACCCACCCACCCTCTCACTCGAAGTCTTCAACAAGAGCTACTGGAGGCGCGACCCGTTAGAAGTCGCGAGGGAAGGGCTAAGAAAGATGAAACAGACGATTGCTTCAAGTTAG
- a CDS encoding REP-associated tyrosine transposase, whose amino-acid sequence MPRRRTFNEPGHAHELTFSCFRRLPLLSRDRTRLWLAESIDAARNRLKFHLWAYVFMPEHVHLIVKPLELDYDMGSIRTAIKSPISKRAIDWLEEHRPDWLSKLTVTKGGRIERRFWQKGPGYDRNITESTTLLKMIEYIHANPVRRGLVERPADWKWSSASELIEDQSGPLRVDRVPPDWLD is encoded by the coding sequence ATGCCCCGCCGCCGCACATTTAACGAGCCTGGGCACGCTCACGAACTCACGTTCTCCTGCTTCCGCCGGCTCCCCCTACTGAGTCGAGACCGAACCCGCCTGTGGCTGGCTGAATCCATCGACGCCGCCCGCAACCGACTCAAGTTTCATTTGTGGGCCTACGTGTTTATGCCTGAACACGTCCACCTGATCGTGAAGCCGTTGGAACTCGATTACGACATGGGTTCAATCCGAACCGCCATCAAATCACCGATCTCGAAGAGAGCCATTGACTGGCTCGAAGAGCACCGGCCGGACTGGCTGTCAAAACTGACAGTAACCAAGGGCGGCCGGATCGAGCGTCGTTTCTGGCAGAAAGGTCCGGGCTACGACCGCAACATCACGGAGTCGACGACGTTGCTGAAGATGATCGAATACATTCACGCCAATCCAGTTCGCCGCGGGCTCGTGGAACGGCCTGCCGATTGGAAGTGGTCGAGTGCTTCTGAGCTGATCGAGGACCAATCGGGACCACTCCGGGTGGATCGGGTACCGCCGGACTGGCTCGATTAA
- the lpxD gene encoding UDP-3-O-(3-hydroxymyristoyl)glucosamine N-acyltransferase, with protein sequence MQGTEQPIEDLIRNIEVDPLGDVGRSLSDAAPFESAGPESLSFLTNHRLIDADSPSKAGAIVTTREIANKLETAEYAGVILIADQPREKFFEILSRLCPPRPRAEIGISKAAWIHPSVEIGEGTNIYPGASVAEHVVIGPGCDIHPGVRIGPNCRIGANTCVHPNAVLYGDVSLGERVIVHANAVLGADGFGYEFKNGGHQRLPHGGSLRVEEDVEIGACTAIDRAMIGETIIGAGTKIDNLVQVAHNCRIGRHNLLAGQTGIAGTVTTGDYVVCAGGAGISDHTTVGDRAIIASRSAVHKNVPAGETWGGYPAQPVDDAKRQVMAQKRVPEMRDQIKELQAQVAQLQAALRQDDGSAAA encoded by the coding sequence ATGCAGGGAACAGAACAACCGATCGAGGACCTGATCCGAAATATCGAGGTCGATCCTCTCGGTGATGTCGGACGGTCGCTGTCCGATGCGGCTCCGTTCGAATCGGCCGGTCCCGAGTCATTGTCGTTTCTGACCAACCATCGTTTGATTGACGCCGATTCGCCGAGCAAGGCGGGCGCGATCGTGACGACACGTGAAATTGCGAATAAACTTGAGACAGCCGAATACGCGGGCGTCATCCTGATCGCGGATCAGCCGCGAGAGAAATTCTTCGAAATACTCAGCCGTCTGTGCCCTCCTCGCCCGAGGGCCGAGATCGGTATTTCGAAAGCCGCTTGGATTCACCCCTCGGTCGAAATCGGCGAGGGCACGAATATCTATCCGGGAGCCAGCGTTGCCGAACACGTGGTGATCGGCCCGGGATGCGACATCCACCCCGGCGTCCGGATCGGCCCGAATTGCCGAATCGGGGCGAACACCTGCGTGCATCCCAATGCGGTCCTATACGGCGATGTTTCGCTGGGTGAGCGCGTGATTGTCCACGCCAACGCCGTTCTCGGGGCGGACGGATTCGGCTACGAATTCAAAAACGGCGGCCATCAACGATTGCCGCACGGCGGCTCCCTTCGCGTTGAAGAGGATGTCGAAATCGGTGCCTGTACCGCGATCGACCGGGCCATGATCGGCGAAACCATCATCGGTGCCGGGACCAAAATCGACAATCTCGTGCAAGTGGCCCATAACTGCCGAATCGGCCGACACAACCTTCTCGCCGGGCAGACCGGGATTGCCGGGACCGTCACGACAGGGGACTACGTCGTGTGTGCCGGCGGCGCCGGGATTTCAGATCACACGACGGTCGGCGACAGAGCAATCATCGCCTCACGATCTGCGGTGCATAAGAATGTTCCGGCTGGAGAAACGTGGGGTGGCTACCCGGCCCAACCTGTCGACGACGCCAAGCGACAGGTCATGGCGCAAAAGCGGGTTCCCGAAATGCGGGATCAAATCAAAGAATTGCAAGCACAAGTGGCTCAACTGCAAGCCGCCCTTCGACAAGACGACGGCAGCGCCGCAGCGTAG